One genomic segment of Rhizorhabdus phycosphaerae includes these proteins:
- a CDS encoding ABC transporter permease — protein MTTAWRLALRDMRGGLKGLRLLILCLFLGVAGLAGVGSLASAITAELDGRGREILGGDIEMRVAQREADAGERAAFAAYGPTSESIRLRAMASRADAGASVLAELKSVDRPWPLYGRFTAQAGALAQRPTGRDAIVAPALAERLSLKIGDSIRVGETSLRVAGLIDQEPDRVGEGFAFGPTILLSREALDATRLLQPGSLFTARYRIRLSDDRDVRARSEQLDTRYHAANWEVSDRTNAARGLRRFVDQLGQFLTLVGLTALIVAGIGVGNGVASWLDQRRTSIATLKIVGASSALIVRIYLLQVAIVSLGAVAGGLVIGAAVPAVVGWVAGDALPVAPKLALFPLPLAISALYGLLAALLFSLAPLSRAGRVSPAEIFRARIEPFGLPGWRVLVLMIGAGAAIAALAVATARQPELSAGFLAGAAALFGLLWVVGRLVRFVARKLPRSRHMLLRLAVANLHRPAAQTDRLVVALGLGLTLFAMMAIIQSNLTHQIEQTVPRTAPNFFALDIGTDELDRFRSTVERQAPGATIVTVPSLRGTVTSVRGTPVTALKPLPKGAWILNGDRGLTYAARLPEGNEIVAGSWWPADYAGPPLVSIDEQAAKALGLKPGDSLGFSILGVEMDARIASIRRINWERMGFNFGIVFAPGALEGAPHSYMATIALPDAREAAVSRAVVGGFPAVSLIRVKDVAGQVGEIFGQLATAIRAAAAVTLAAGIAVLIGAIAASRRARLYDAVLLKLLGGSRTQILLAQAIEYALLAAVIALLALGAGSLAGWYVVTQIFELAWAPDWGLVAVTLLVGAVGTLGIGLAGSLPILNARPAQALRSL, from the coding sequence ATGACGACGGCATGGCGGCTCGCGCTCCGCGACATGCGGGGCGGCCTGAAGGGTTTGCGCCTTCTCATCCTCTGCCTTTTCCTCGGGGTAGCGGGGCTTGCCGGAGTCGGCAGCCTGGCCTCCGCCATCACCGCCGAGCTGGACGGGCGCGGGCGCGAGATATTGGGTGGTGACATCGAGATGCGCGTGGCGCAGCGCGAAGCCGACGCAGGCGAGCGCGCCGCCTTCGCCGCCTATGGCCCAACGTCCGAGTCGATCCGGCTGCGTGCCATGGCCTCCCGCGCCGATGCAGGCGCTTCGGTGCTCGCCGAGCTCAAGAGCGTGGACCGCCCCTGGCCGCTCTACGGGCGCTTCACCGCCCAGGCCGGGGCGCTGGCGCAACGCCCGACTGGCCGCGACGCGATCGTGGCCCCCGCCCTCGCCGAGCGCCTGTCGCTGAAGATAGGCGACAGCATCCGGGTCGGCGAAACCAGTCTGCGGGTAGCGGGGCTGATCGACCAGGAGCCCGATCGCGTCGGGGAGGGCTTCGCCTTCGGACCAACGATCCTCCTGTCGCGCGAGGCGCTCGACGCAACCCGCCTGCTCCAGCCCGGAAGCCTCTTTACCGCCCGCTACCGCATAAGGCTCTCAGACGATCGCGACGTCCGCGCGCGCTCTGAGCAGCTCGACACCCGCTATCATGCGGCGAACTGGGAAGTCAGCGACCGCACCAACGCGGCGCGCGGCCTCCGGCGCTTCGTCGACCAGCTCGGCCAGTTCCTGACGCTCGTCGGGCTCACCGCGCTCATCGTGGCGGGGATCGGCGTGGGCAATGGCGTCGCCTCCTGGCTCGACCAGCGCCGCACGTCGATCGCTACGCTGAAGATCGTCGGGGCCTCCTCTGCGCTGATCGTCCGCATCTATCTGCTGCAGGTCGCCATCGTCTCGCTCGGCGCCGTGGCGGGAGGGCTCGTCATCGGTGCGGCAGTGCCGGCGGTGGTCGGCTGGGTCGCAGGCGATGCGCTGCCTGTCGCCCCCAAATTGGCGCTGTTTCCCCTGCCCCTGGCGATCAGCGCGCTATATGGCCTGCTGGCGGCCCTGCTCTTCAGCCTCGCGCCGCTCAGCCGCGCCGGCCGGGTGAGCCCCGCGGAGATATTCCGCGCGAGGATCGAGCCCTTCGGCCTGCCCGGCTGGCGGGTTCTGGTCCTGATGATCGGCGCCGGCGCGGCGATTGCCGCATTGGCTGTGGCGACCGCACGGCAACCGGAGTTGAGCGCGGGCTTCCTGGCCGGTGCGGCTGCCCTGTTCGGCCTGCTCTGGGTGGTCGGCCGCCTCGTTCGATTCGTCGCGCGCAAGCTGCCGCGTTCACGCCATATGCTGCTGCGTCTCGCCGTCGCCAATCTCCACCGCCCCGCGGCCCAGACCGACCGGCTGGTGGTCGCGCTGGGCCTGGGTCTGACGCTCTTCGCGATGATGGCGATCATCCAGTCGAACCTCACCCATCAGATCGAGCAGACGGTGCCCCGGACCGCGCCCAATTTCTTCGCGCTCGATATCGGCACCGACGAACTGGATCGCTTCCGCTCCACCGTGGAGCGCCAGGCGCCCGGCGCGACGATCGTTACCGTGCCGTCGCTGCGCGGCACAGTGACCAGCGTGCGCGGGACCCCCGTCACCGCTCTGAAGCCGCTGCCCAAGGGGGCGTGGATCCTCAATGGCGACCGGGGCCTGACCTATGCCGCCCGCCTCCCCGAAGGCAATGAGATCGTCGCGGGCTCCTGGTGGCCGGCGGACTATGCGGGGCCGCCACTCGTCTCGATCGACGAACAGGCCGCCAAGGCGCTCGGCCTGAAGCCCGGGGACAGCCTGGGCTTCTCGATCCTCGGCGTGGAGATGGACGCACGCATCGCCTCTATCCGCCGGATCAACTGGGAGAGGATGGGATTCAACTTCGGCATCGTCTTCGCGCCCGGCGCGCTCGAGGGTGCGCCCCACAGCTATATGGCGACGATCGCTCTGCCCGATGCGCGCGAAGCCGCCGTCAGCCGCGCGGTCGTCGGCGGTTTCCCCGCCGTATCCCTGATCCGCGTCAAGGACGTCGCCGGACAGGTTGGCGAGATTTTCGGCCAGCTCGCAACCGCGATCCGTGCGGCGGCAGCGGTTACCCTCGCCGCAGGCATCGCCGTGCTGATCGGCGCCATCGCTGCGTCGCGGCGCGCCCGGCTCTATGACGCGGTGCTGCTCAAGCTGCTCGGCGGCAGCCGGACCCAGATATTGCTGGCACAGGCGATCGAATACGCTCTCCTTGCCGCCGTGATCGCGCTGCTCGCGCTCGGGGCGGGCAGCCTCGCCGGATGGTATGTGGTCACGCAAATCTTCGAGCTCGCCTGGGCGCCCGACTGGGGTCTCGTCGCGGTCACCTTGCTGGTGGGGGCGGTCGGGACCCTGGGCATCGGTCTCGCCGGATCGCTGCCGATCCTCAACGCCCGCCCGGCGCAGGCGCTGCGCTCGCTCTGA
- a CDS encoding ABC transporter ATP-binding protein has protein sequence MNSAIIDASAVTLALGKPPARVEILRQIDVRIDRGDTVALLGPSGSGKSSLMSVLSGLERADSGTVLIDGLDFGTLDEDALAAARRGRIGIILQAFHLLPTMTALENVAVPLELAGEPAAFDRAREELQAVGLGHRCDHYPAQLSGGEQQRVAIARAIAPRPGLLFADEPTGNLDAATGEAIMDLLFARQRETGTTLLVITHDPALAARCARVIEMRDGAIVTDRRAA, from the coding sequence ATGAACTCCGCCATCATCGACGCCAGCGCCGTCACTCTCGCGCTGGGCAAGCCTCCTGCGCGCGTCGAGATATTGCGGCAGATCGATGTTCGCATCGACCGGGGCGACACGGTCGCCCTGCTTGGTCCCTCTGGCTCGGGCAAATCGTCGCTGATGTCCGTCCTGTCGGGCCTGGAGCGAGCGGATTCGGGCACGGTGCTGATCGATGGGCTGGATTTCGGCACGCTCGACGAGGATGCGCTCGCCGCAGCGCGGCGCGGTCGGATCGGCATCATCCTGCAGGCGTTTCACTTGCTGCCCACGATGACCGCGCTCGAGAATGTCGCGGTCCCGCTCGAACTGGCGGGCGAGCCGGCTGCATTCGACCGAGCCCGCGAAGAATTGCAGGCGGTCGGCCTCGGTCATCGCTGCGACCATTATCCGGCGCAGCTGTCCGGCGGCGAGCAGCAACGCGTCGCCATCGCGCGCGCTATCGCGCCCCGCCCCGGACTGCTGTTCGCCGACGAACCGACCGGCAATCTCGACGCTGCCACCGGCGAGGCGATCATGGACCTGCTCTTCGCCCGCCAGCGCGAGACCGGCACCACGCTCCTCGTCATCACGCATGATCCCGCCCTCGCCGCCCGCTGCGCGCGGGTGATCGAGATGCGCGACGGCGCGATCGTCACCGACCGCCGCGCCGCATGA
- the sthA gene encoding Si-specific NAD(P)(+) transhydrogenase — MRYELIVIGSGPAGRRAAIQAAKLGKSTLVIENRYRVGGVSVHTGTIPSKTLRETVLNLTGWRERGFYGRAYRVKKDIEGKDLNARLQMTLDHEIDVLEHQFTRNGVRTMEGTARFRGPHEIEVTGPKGEVQLVEGEKILIAVGTMPFRPTSIPFNGTNILDSDDLITEPAIPRSLTVIGAGVIGIEYATIFSALDVPVTLIEPRDTFLDFVDREIIDDFVHQLRDRGMAIRLGAKLDRVEIDAKGWAVSILEDGRRIRSEMLLYAAGRIGATAALQLDRCGLEADSRGRLKVDPASLQTSVPHIYAAGDVIGFPSLASTSMEQGRIAACHAFGAPMPPAPAYFPYGIYAVPEISTVGLTEQEVRDRRIPYECGIARFRETSRGHIMGTQSGMMKMIFALESRKLLGVHIIGESATELIHIGQAVLNLGGTIDYFVENTFNYPTLAEAYKIAALDAWNRMPRCDDHMQSALELALPELQRIAVEGPRAA; from the coding sequence ATGCGCTACGAACTGATCGTCATCGGCAGCGGACCGGCGGGTCGCCGCGCCGCCATCCAGGCCGCGAAGCTGGGCAAGTCGACCCTGGTGATCGAAAACCGCTACCGGGTCGGTGGCGTGTCGGTGCACACCGGGACCATCCCGTCGAAGACGCTGCGTGAGACGGTGCTGAACCTTACCGGCTGGCGCGAGCGTGGCTTTTACGGCCGCGCCTATCGGGTCAAGAAGGACATAGAGGGCAAGGACCTCAACGCCCGGCTGCAGATGACGCTCGACCATGAGATCGACGTGCTCGAGCATCAGTTCACCCGCAACGGCGTTCGCACCATGGAGGGCACCGCGCGCTTCAGGGGGCCGCACGAAATCGAAGTCACCGGACCGAAGGGCGAGGTCCAGTTGGTCGAAGGTGAGAAGATCCTGATCGCGGTCGGCACCATGCCCTTTCGCCCGACGTCGATCCCGTTCAACGGCACCAACATCCTCGACAGCGACGACCTGATCACCGAACCGGCCATCCCGCGCAGCCTGACGGTCATCGGCGCTGGCGTTATCGGGATCGAATATGCGACGATCTTCTCGGCGCTCGACGTCCCCGTGACGCTGATCGAGCCGCGCGACACGTTCCTCGACTTCGTCGATCGCGAGATCATCGACGACTTCGTCCACCAGCTCCGCGATCGCGGCATGGCGATCCGGCTCGGTGCCAAGCTCGATCGCGTCGAGATCGATGCGAAGGGCTGGGCCGTGTCGATTCTCGAAGACGGCCGCCGGATCCGGTCGGAGATGCTGCTCTATGCCGCAGGCCGCATCGGAGCCACGGCTGCGCTGCAGCTCGACCGCTGCGGGCTCGAAGCCGACAGCCGCGGCCGGTTGAAAGTCGATCCGGCGTCTCTGCAGACGTCGGTGCCGCATATCTATGCGGCCGGCGACGTCATCGGCTTTCCCAGCCTGGCCTCCACTTCGATGGAACAGGGCCGCATCGCTGCCTGCCATGCCTTCGGCGCGCCGATGCCTCCCGCCCCCGCCTATTTTCCCTATGGTATCTATGCGGTGCCCGAAATCTCCACCGTCGGCCTGACAGAGCAGGAGGTCCGTGATCGCCGCATTCCTTATGAATGCGGCATCGCACGCTTCCGCGAAACCTCGCGGGGCCATATCATGGGCACGCAGTCGGGCATGATGAAGATGATCTTCGCGCTGGAGAGCCGCAAGCTCCTGGGCGTCCACATCATCGGCGAGAGCGCGACCGAGTTGATCCACATCGGCCAGGCCGTGCTCAACCTGGGCGGCACCATCGACTATTTCGTCGAGAACACCTTCAATTATCCGACGCTCGCCGAGGCCTATAAGATCGCCGCGCTCGACGCCTGGAACAGGATGCCGCGCTGCGACGACCACATGCAAAGCGCACTGGAGCTGGCGCTCCCTGAATTGCAGCGTATCGCCGTAGAGGGGCCGCGTGCCGCCTGA
- the clpA gene encoding ATP-dependent Clp protease ATP-binding subunit ClpA: MPSFARELEQTLHNALSAASSRRHEYATLEHLLLALIADEHASKVMTACGVDLSELRNAVTNYLDTELDALKVEGETDPSPTSGFQRVVQRAILHVQSSGREEVTGANVLVALFSERESYAVFFLQQQDMSRLDAVSYISHGVGKAGQPTEQREVKGAEEEKAQAKTDGKKGESALKQFCVNLNEKAKSGKVDPLIGRSAEVDRTVQILCRRSKNNPLYVGDPGVGKTAIAEGLARKIVEGDVPEVLLPAVIYSLDMGSLLAGTRYRGDFEERLKQVVTELEKLPHAVLFIDEIHTVIGAGATSGGAMDASNLLKPALSGGSIRCIGSTTYKEFRNHFEKDRALLRRFQKIDVNEPTIEDTIKIVAGLRSAFEEHHNVKYTPDAIKAAVELSSRYISDRKQPDKAIDVIDEVGASQMLVPPAKRKKVITPKEIEAVIATMARVPPKTVSTDDKKALGTLETDLKRVVFGQDKAIEVLSSAIKLSRAGLRDPDKPIGNYLFSGPTGVGKTEVARQLASILGIPLQRFDMSEYMERHSVSRLIGAPPGYVGYDQGGLLTDAVDQHPHSVLLLDEIEKAHPDLFNILLQVMDNGKLTDHHGKTVDFRNTILIMTTNAGASDMARETLGFGSLTREGEDEEAVKKLFTPEFRNRLDAIVPFGYLPAEVVSRVVEKFILQLELQLADREVHISLDDEAKQWLTTKGYDKLYGARPMGRLIQEKIKQPLAEELLFGKLVHGGEVKVKFKDEALSFEIVPAAPKRPKKGGGAKAKVKA; encoded by the coding sequence ATGCCATCCTTCGCCCGCGAACTCGAACAGACGCTGCACAATGCGCTGAGCGCAGCCAGCAGCCGGCGCCACGAATATGCGACTCTGGAGCATCTGCTCCTGGCGCTGATCGCGGACGAACATGCATCCAAGGTGATGACCGCCTGCGGCGTCGACCTGTCGGAACTGCGCAACGCGGTGACCAACTATCTCGACACCGAGCTGGACGCGCTCAAGGTGGAGGGCGAGACCGACCCCTCGCCGACCAGCGGCTTCCAGCGCGTCGTGCAGCGTGCGATCCTCCACGTGCAGTCCTCGGGCCGCGAAGAGGTCACCGGCGCCAATGTTCTCGTCGCGCTGTTCAGCGAGCGCGAGAGCTATGCCGTCTTCTTCCTGCAGCAGCAGGATATGAGCCGCCTCGATGCCGTCAGCTATATCAGCCATGGCGTCGGCAAGGCCGGTCAGCCGACCGAGCAGCGCGAAGTGAAGGGCGCGGAGGAAGAGAAGGCGCAGGCCAAGACCGACGGCAAGAAGGGCGAGAGCGCGCTCAAGCAGTTCTGCGTCAACCTCAACGAGAAGGCCAAGTCGGGCAAGGTCGATCCGCTGATCGGGCGCTCGGCCGAGGTCGATCGCACCGTGCAGATCCTCTGCCGCCGCTCGAAGAACAATCCGCTCTATGTGGGCGATCCGGGCGTCGGCAAGACGGCGATCGCCGAGGGCCTGGCGCGCAAGATCGTCGAAGGCGACGTGCCCGAAGTGCTGCTCCCCGCCGTCATCTATTCGCTCGACATGGGATCGCTGCTCGCCGGCACCCGCTATCGCGGCGACTTCGAGGAGCGTCTCAAGCAGGTCGTGACCGAGCTCGAGAAGCTGCCGCACGCGGTGCTGTTCATCGACGAGATCCACACCGTCATCGGCGCCGGTGCCACGTCGGGCGGCGCGATGGACGCCTCCAACCTGCTCAAGCCGGCCCTCTCGGGGGGCTCGATCCGCTGCATTGGATCGACCACCTACAAGGAGTTCCGCAACCATTTCGAGAAGGACCGCGCACTGCTGCGGCGCTTCCAGAAGATCGACGTGAACGAGCCGACGATCGAAGACACGATCAAGATCGTCGCCGGCCTGCGCTCGGCCTTCGAAGAGCATCACAACGTCAAATACACGCCCGACGCGATCAAGGCGGCGGTTGAGCTGTCGTCGCGCTACATCAGCGACCGCAAGCAGCCCGACAAGGCGATCGACGTGATCGACGAGGTCGGTGCCTCGCAGATGCTGGTGCCCCCCGCCAAGCGCAAGAAGGTGATCACGCCCAAGGAGATCGAGGCCGTCATCGCGACGATGGCGCGCGTCCCTCCGAAGACCGTGTCGACCGACGACAAGAAGGCGCTCGGCACGCTCGAGACCGATCTGAAGCGTGTGGTGTTCGGTCAGGACAAGGCGATCGAGGTGCTCAGCTCGGCGATCAAGCTGAGCCGCGCCGGACTGCGCGACCCGGACAAGCCGATCGGCAACTATCTCTTCTCCGGCCCGACCGGCGTCGGCAAGACCGAGGTGGCGCGCCAGCTCGCCTCGATCCTAGGCATCCCGCTTCAGCGCTTCGACATGTCCGAATATATGGAGCGTCATTCGGTCAGCCGGCTGATCGGCGCCCCTCCGGGCTATGTCGGCTATGACCAGGGCGGCCTGCTGACCGATGCGGTCGATCAGCATCCGCACAGCGTGCTGCTGCTCGATGAGATCGAGAAGGCCCACCCGGATCTGTTCAACATCCTGCTGCAGGTGATGGACAACGGCAAGCTGACCGACCACCACGGCAAGACGGTCGACTTCCGCAACACCATCCTGATCATGACGACCAACGCCGGTGCGTCCGACATGGCGCGCGAAACGCTGGGCTTCGGATCGCTCACCCGCGAGGGCGAGGATGAGGAAGCGGTGAAGAAGCTCTTCACGCCGGAGTTCCGCAACCGGCTCGATGCGATCGTGCCGTTCGGCTATCTGCCGGCCGAAGTCGTCTCGCGCGTGGTCGAGAAGTTTATCCTGCAACTCGAGCTGCAGCTAGCCGACCGCGAGGTGCACATCAGCCTCGACGATGAGGCCAAACAGTGGTTGACGACCAAGGGCTATGACAAGCTCTACGGCGCCCGGCCGATGGGCCGCCTGATCCAGGAGAAGATCAAGCAGCCGCTCGCCGAGGAGCTGCTGTTCGGCAAGCTCGTCCACGGCGGCGAAGTAAAGGTGAAGTTCAAGGACGAGGCTCTCTCGTTCGAGATCGTCCCTGCCGCGCCGAAGCGCCCGAAAAAGGGCGGAGGCGCAAAGGCCAAGGTCAAGGCCTGA
- a CDS encoding DUF1192 domain-containing protein, whose protein sequence is MEPDDLFAKRPDDPLNRLVRQDLDPLSVAELEARIALLEGEIERCRERMKTAVNHRATAESLFKR, encoded by the coding sequence ATGGAGCCTGACGATCTTTTCGCAAAGCGGCCCGACGATCCTCTGAACCGGCTGGTTCGCCAGGATCTCGACCCCTTGTCGGTCGCCGAACTGGAAGCCCGAATTGCCCTGCTCGAGGGCGAGATAGAGCGCTGCCGCGAACGTATGAAGACGGCCGTTAACCATCGCGCAACGGCCGAAAGCCTATTCAAGCGATGA
- a CDS encoding NAD(P)H-quinone oxidoreductase — MGEIPVTMWAIDPDGAGGPEILVPVRRPVPVPGRGQVLVRVAAAGVNRPDVAQRTGRYPPPPGAPSILGLEIAGEIVACGGDVMPELLGQEVCALVAGGGYAEYTVADASLCLAVPNTLSMVEAAAIPETLFTVWSNLFERAYAADGDTVLIHGGTSGIGTMAILLGRIFQLRTIVTAGSDDKCAAAVKLGASAAINYRTQDFVAEVARLTGGRGVDVVLDMVGGDYLPRNIDCLADDGRHVSIAILGGPKAEIPIWKIMQKRLTLTGSTLRPRDLAFKAGVADEIASVVWPHVEEGRLKPVIDTTFPLTSAADAHRRLEEDHVGKIVLTI, encoded by the coding sequence ATGGGCGAAATTCCTGTGACGATGTGGGCGATCGACCCCGATGGGGCCGGCGGCCCCGAGATATTGGTACCGGTCAGGCGTCCGGTGCCGGTGCCGGGGCGCGGGCAGGTGCTGGTCCGAGTCGCCGCAGCGGGCGTCAACCGGCCCGATGTCGCGCAGCGGACGGGGCGCTATCCGCCACCGCCCGGCGCGCCGTCCATCCTGGGTCTGGAGATCGCCGGCGAGATCGTCGCCTGTGGTGGCGATGTGATGCCGGAACTGCTCGGGCAGGAAGTCTGCGCGCTGGTGGCCGGGGGCGGCTATGCGGAATATACGGTGGCGGATGCGTCACTCTGTCTGGCCGTGCCGAACACCTTGTCGATGGTCGAGGCGGCAGCGATCCCCGAGACGCTGTTCACGGTGTGGAGCAACCTGTTCGAGCGCGCCTATGCGGCCGACGGAGACACCGTCCTGATACATGGCGGGACGAGCGGCATCGGCACGATGGCGATCCTCCTCGGTCGCATCTTCCAGCTGCGGACGATCGTCACGGCGGGATCCGACGACAAATGTGCGGCGGCGGTCAAGCTGGGGGCCAGCGCGGCGATCAATTATCGCACGCAGGATTTTGTGGCAGAGGTGGCGCGGCTGACCGGGGGCAGGGGCGTCGACGTGGTTCTGGACATGGTCGGCGGGGATTATCTGCCGAGAAACATCGATTGCCTCGCCGACGATGGCCGCCATGTCTCGATCGCGATATTGGGCGGGCCAAAGGCAGAAATTCCGATCTGGAAGATCATGCAGAAACGCCTGACGCTGACTGGCTCGACCCTGCGACCAAGGGATCTTGCCTTCAAGGCCGGTGTTGCCGACGAGATAGCGTCCGTGGTCTGGCCGCATGTCGAGGAGGGGCGGCTGAAGCCGGTGATCGACACGACCTTCCCGCTGACCTCCGCCGCCGACGCGCACAGGCGCCTCGAAGAAGACCATGTCGGGAAGATCGTGCTGACGATCTAA
- a CDS encoding DUF4142 domain-containing protein, translating into MKSHVHFVSAAALMLALSACGDRTQATADAAANQAEQVADSAGAMASNVALDAQQALSPTPAGQEFIDRMAKSDAYEIAAAKLAVTNASSQAVKDFAAEMIKAHTDSTAKVKAAAGLANPPLTPNAALTADQQEDLAELGKKKGAAFDEDYVDEQVDAHEDAVVLLRDYSAKGDTPALRDVAGELLPVVQGHLDHAKRLEK; encoded by the coding sequence ATGAAAAGCCACGTCCATTTCGTATCGGCCGCCGCGCTGATGCTGGCGTTGTCGGCCTGTGGGGACCGAACCCAGGCCACCGCCGATGCCGCCGCAAACCAGGCCGAGCAGGTCGCGGACAGCGCAGGCGCCATGGCGTCGAACGTCGCCCTCGACGCGCAGCAGGCCCTGTCCCCGACGCCGGCCGGACAGGAGTTCATCGACCGTATGGCGAAGTCCGATGCCTATGAGATCGCAGCGGCGAAGCTGGCCGTAACCAATGCGTCGTCCCAGGCAGTGAAGGACTTTGCCGCCGAGATGATCAAGGCGCACACCGACTCGACGGCCAAAGTGAAGGCTGCTGCGGGCCTGGCCAATCCGCCGCTCACCCCTAACGCCGCTTTGACGGCCGATCAGCAGGAAGATCTGGCCGAACTCGGCAAGAAGAAGGGCGCCGCGTTCGACGAGGACTATGTCGACGAGCAGGTCGACGCGCACGAAGATGCCGTCGTGCTGCTGCGCGACTACTCGGCCAAGGGCGACACGCCTGCGCTGCGCGACGTGGCCGGTGAGTTGCTGCCCGTCGTCCAAGGGCATCTCGACCACGCCAAGCGCCTCGAGAAGTAA
- a CDS encoding limonene-1,2-epoxide hydrolase family protein, translating to MSDAIATAEAFLAEWAKGRDAIRQSIRDYFTPQTTWENVGMSLTTGIDEALAALDGFEANLGMVAMTVDMHSIVALGDKVLTERVDHILTADGSVAASIRIMGIIETSGGKITAWRDYFDTAGLLGGG from the coding sequence ATGAGCGACGCCATCGCCACCGCCGAAGCCTTTCTCGCCGAATGGGCGAAGGGCCGCGACGCCATCCGCCAGTCGATCCGCGACTATTTCACGCCCCAGACGACCTGGGAAAATGTCGGCATGTCCCTGACCACGGGCATCGACGAGGCACTGGCGGCGCTCGACGGGTTCGAAGCCAATCTGGGCATGGTCGCGATGACCGTGGACATGCACTCGATCGTCGCGCTCGGCGACAAGGTGCTGACCGAGCGCGTAGACCACATCCTCACGGCCGACGGGTCGGTCGCCGCGTCGATCCGGATCATGGGGATCATCGAAACGAGCGGCGGGAAGATCACCGCCTGGCGCGACTATTTCGACACGGCCGGCCTGCTCGGCGGCGGCTGA
- a CDS encoding DUF488 family protein, with protein MSARALSRVFTIGYEGVTQPEFIACLRKSKVKILADVRAVPLSRRPGFSKNILAAGLREAGIDYVGFKALGTPPEGRAAARRNDLEALSRIYAGQLELPEAMAQAAMLRDLAEQRSVALLCFERAPACCHRSLLAQALFADAEIVDLFP; from the coding sequence CTGAGCGCTCGCGCCCTCTCGCGGGTCTTCACGATCGGCTATGAGGGGGTAACCCAGCCGGAGTTCATTGCCTGCCTGCGCAAATCCAAGGTGAAGATACTGGCCGATGTCCGCGCGGTGCCGCTGTCGCGCCGTCCCGGATTCTCCAAGAATATCCTGGCCGCAGGCCTGCGCGAGGCCGGTATCGACTATGTCGGGTTCAAGGCGCTCGGCACACCTCCCGAAGGACGCGCGGCGGCGCGACGCAACGACCTGGAGGCGCTCAGCCGCATCTATGCCGGGCAGCTCGAACTTCCGGAGGCCATGGCGCAAGCCGCGATGCTCCGCGACCTGGCCGAGCAGCGGAGCGTCGCCCTGCTCTGCTTCGAACGGGCGCCCGCCTGCTGCCATCGCTCGCTCCTGGCACAGGCCCTGTTCGCCGACGCAGAGATCGTCGACCTGTTTCCGTAA
- a CDS encoding TSUP family transporter — MELGLDSYAILTAVAFVAGFIDAIAGGGGLLTIPAMLWAGIPPIAALATNKLQSSFGSGTACWNFSRKRMIDWRTYGPTVAIIAALSGVGSIVVQAIGNDALNLIVPVLLLAVAAYIVLSPRMHDEDAHQRLSVRAYMPVGGAIGFYDGFFGPGTGSFFATTLVSLRGMGLTRATAHTKAFNFASNLGSLVIFLFAGHILFLLGLCMAIGTTAGALAGSHMAMRFGARVIRPLLVTISLAMTARLLWNALA, encoded by the coding sequence ATGGAACTCGGCCTCGATAGCTACGCCATCCTCACCGCCGTGGCGTTCGTCGCCGGCTTTATCGATGCGATCGCGGGGGGCGGTGGGCTTCTCACCATTCCCGCCATGCTGTGGGCCGGAATACCGCCGATCGCCGCGCTCGCTACGAACAAGCTGCAGAGCAGTTTCGGCTCGGGCACCGCCTGTTGGAATTTCAGCCGCAAGCGGATGATCGACTGGCGGACCTATGGCCCCACGGTGGCGATCATCGCCGCCCTGTCGGGGGTCGGGTCGATCGTGGTCCAGGCGATCGGGAACGACGCGCTGAACCTGATCGTCCCCGTGCTGTTGCTGGCGGTCGCGGCCTATATCGTGCTGTCTCCGCGCATGCACGACGAAGACGCCCATCAGCGGCTCAGCGTGCGCGCCTATATGCCGGTCGGCGGAGCGATCGGCTTTTACGACGGGTTCTTCGGGCCGGGCACGGGCAGCTTTTTCGCGACGACTCTGGTCTCGCTGCGCGGCATGGGGCTGACGCGCGCGACCGCCCATACCAAGGCGTTCAACTTCGCGAGCAACCTCGGCAGCCTGGTCATATTCCTGTTCGCCGGGCACATCCTGTTCCTGCTCGGCCTGTGCATGGCGATCGGGACGACCGCCGGCGCCCTCGCCGGGTCGCACATGGCGATGCGCTTCGGTGCGCGCGTGATCAGGCCCCTGCTGGTGACGATCTCGCTCGCGATGACGGCACGCCTGCTCTGGAACGCGCTGGCCTGA